The genomic interval ataacatGATTTTTTCATTGGCTTGCCCTTATCAGACCAGAGCAGTGTATCAATCTTCCAAAATTTAGGCTGCTATGGTAGGGAGAAGCGGAGATCCTTTTGAATAGTAACAATAATGTCAAGTGTTACATACTCCATACTCCTCTGCCAAAGTATATCATGCATGAGCCTGTTTAGTCTTTATGATATTATAAAGTAGATAATAATTATCATTGAATAGAACAGGAAGCAGACCATGACAGGCTAAGTATCTTGCCCAGCCTACAAGATTGTGAATCTAATATAAGTGGCATACCAAAGATGAATACCAAGTCTCTAACTTCATCTTTCCGTGATGTTGTAATGACTAGTGTGGGCAGAGTCCATCTGACCTGTGACAGATAAGCTGACGTGAATCTTGCATTTGAGGGTTCTGTAAAATCCTGAGGCATATGACTATTAAATGTGAAACCATCAAGTgtttattcttctattttatatGTGAAACTTGGGCATATACTTAATTATCCTATGCCACAGAAAGATTCCTATTGCGATTCACTTAAATGATCTTCTGTAGGGTAGCATTTAAGTCAGttagaaagatgaaaattaaatgtCTTCAACGTACATACACACAAGTTGTGtatgattataattttttcttttttttttttttctagcaatgAAGCTTGGAGATACATGGGCGGCTTTACAAAGAGTGTTTCCTTTTTTGATGTATTCTTTAAAGGATTCAAATGGGGATTTGCTGCATTTGTGGTAGCTGTAGGAGCTGAATATTACCTGAAGTCCCTGAATAAAGATAAGAAGCATCACTGAAGATAATACCTGGAAGTATCATAGTGGTTTCTTAactctccaaaataaaatttcttcacTGTAGCCTACTCGTCTGGTTTGTCCCTTACAGAATATTAGTAAGATTtaataaagtaaagtaaaatatatatatatgccaatctatttttgtcattcttaaaaaaaaaaaaaagtgtctcaaGCCGTATCAGATTTGGTTTAGAATACATAGGGGGTTGGAGAACAGCAGTAGTGCATTCTGCATATAGCAGGCAGGCATCATATAGTTGGCTGAGCAAATGGACATGTTCtaagaagttttttttaatcttttttttttttttttaagtagtccTGACCTAGCTGGCACTAACAAGTGTTTAAATGGGAGTTggctttgctgttttttttttgagatggagtctcgctctgtcgcccaggctggagtacagtggcgtgatctcagcttactgcaagctctgccttccgggttcacaccattctgcctcagcctcccaagtagctgggactacaggcgcccaccaccacgcccagctaattttgtttttgtattttcagtagagacagggtttcaccgtgttagtcaggatggtctcaatctcctgacctcgtgatccacccacctcagcctcccaaagtgctgggattacaggtgtgagccaccgcgcccggctggccTTGCTGCTTTTATCATCCTCTTCAGATGGTTTAGAGGAACCCCGATTCTGCTGTAAATACTCACTGCCCTTTTCTGGTTGACACATCCATGTATcatgttcatttttcttaattgtgGTATTTTGTGGTATTTTCTACTCTTGCTTAGTCCTCTTAGTCCTTAGTCCTCATTGCTCTTATGTCATGAAAaaccttactttttttcttcttttttttgttttttgagatagggttttgctctgtcacccagactggagtgcagtgggagagtgatcttggctccctgcagcctc from Pongo abelii isolate AG06213 chromosome 11, NHGRI_mPonAbe1-v2.0_pri, whole genome shotgun sequence carries:
- the NDUFB3 gene encoding NADH dehydrogenase [ubiquinone] 1 beta subcomplex subunit 3, producing MAHEHGHHKMELPDYKQWKIEGTPLETIQKKLAAKGLRDPWGRNEAWRYMGGFTKSVSFFDVFFKGFKWGFAAFVVAVGAEYYLKSLNKDKKHH